A stretch of DNA from Pseudorca crassidens isolate mPseCra1 chromosome X, mPseCra1.hap1, whole genome shotgun sequence:
TGTATTTTGAGGATAAAGGCATACcgttacatttaaaatgaaacattgaCATGTGTGAATCTGTTTTTAACTTTGGTCTTCTAGACACAAAGCAGTGTTTTTGTTCCCACCTAAAACACTTTCTCTCAAGCGCTCTTGCTAAATGGCTAGGAATGCATAGATGCTGCCATCCTGTGCTAGGATAACAGGTGTTATCAGGAGTGATGACAAGCCGGCAGGTTTAAGGACATGGCCAGACACCCTTTTGTACAAATGGATTCATCATGTTTGGGAATTTGCTTTTCAAATCAGTATCGACTGAGGGAAAGAAGTGATTAAATGAGTCCTAAAGTTAGTGTGCAACCTATGTTTTATATTCTTGACAGAAATCCAGCAGGTGGAATCTGGAAATTACCTACTTGCTACTTCAATggagaaaatgacattttctcTATTTgggtgtgtggttttattttggaTTCAGCGTTCTCTACTTACTGAAGGATGACTTCTTGCAATATTGCaatatttcttttatggttatgcaaatagcataatttttttcctttctctttgtgactGTTTACATAGGATATCAAGCCAATGAGAGATCAGATTGTCAGAGTGAAGAGATATGAAAAAGTCCCACTGATCCTAGTAGGAAATAAAGTGGATCTGGAACCAGAAAGAGAGGTTATGTCTTCAGAAGGCAGAGCTCTGGCTCAAGAATGGGGCTGTCCTTTCATGGAGACATCGGCAAAAAGTAAATCAATGGTGGATGAACTTTTTGCCGAGATCGTCAGGCAAATGAACTATTCTTCCCTGCCCGAGAAGCAAGATCAGTGTTGTACAACTTGCGTTGTCCAGTAAAAAAAAGATAACCTCAATCATGGCCATACCGAGCAGGTTAGTTGTTGATGGAACCTTATGTTTTTGGTCAAGTGGAACAAAAAGCTGGGTAATACTAATAATACACATTGTGCTaccttaaatttctttatttttaaaatagtatttcccTTAGCGCAAAATAGTCAACATTCAATGTAGAAAATCgaaaaaaatacagattagtAAAATGAAGGTAAGAAATTGCCTGTATTCCCATCAccaagatttgttttttaaagcaacttACTGTGCTTCTCTCTCTGGTAACATTCCTTTGGGGTGGGGTAAGTTAAAGGATGATACACCTTTCCCTGTTTTGGTGATGTGGCATCCAAAATGCATGGGAGAGCATCCAGTAATAATTTGAGAAGATGATTAGCTTTGTGTTTTCTATACTTTTCTTTTCTGGGCTGGAGAGCTGCTGTAATTGAAATCATCAATTTACTAATCACCCAAGTGCTAGATTTACAGGATGATTATTTAATCAAGTTAATATGTACCTTGCACTGGAGGGACTTAAGTGACCtctgataataataaattatagtgCCACAATGTACCTTGACTTCATTATGAATATATGGTCCAGATGAGAATCTGGTGAAATCATCTGTGATGTGTTTAGAACGGACAGTCCCAAGCCTAGGAAAATAATGTATTCAGTTTAATAAATAATGGAGTTAATAAGAACAATAGTAAAATCTTCAAACCTTTCATTGGGCTAATAACTtaataaaggtttttttaatgaatgtgttTTTGGAAAAGTAAGGTTATAtaaaatttactgagcatttaaaatgagattattttattcatgtcATGATCTTTTAATCTAGATTGTAATTGGGCAGATAGTCTCACTTAGACAATAATACTTAGATTATAAGATAAGACAACAAATATCCTGGATGACTGAGAAACCACAGAAAATGCCAGACTAGCCTGACAATATCAGGAATGGAATTGATTGTTTTGAGCCAAGACTGACCTCAAGTCTAAGAGGcagtgttgcaaatggcaacagTCATTTCAGATTGCAGAGATGATTCCTAATCAAAGGTCTGGCTTTATATGTGCTCCCTGGAGAAAAGACTAACAGTCCCTAATTTATCTTTTCAGACAAGATCTTCTGTCAGCTGGTGTCATCTTTGAAAATGAAGGATGACAACAGTGCTTTATTCAAAATGCTTTCACTCATCAGTTTTTGAGCATACCAGAATGAGATGAAAACACATTTATTGTCTTATACCTAGCTCCATCTGTTATCATATAGTGTCACTGTGCAGACTGTAGCCCAGCATATGTTTTGTTGATAGCATCACACTTGCAATATAGTTTTTTGAGGCAGGAACAGGCCTATGTAGGTGATTGAGTCCAGGGTTCTTGATACCACAATGTCTCTTCTTAAATTGTAAGCCAGCTTCAAGTTTGAGCAAGTTCTGTGTGGTGTCGCATCTTTACCGTTATGCTCTACTTCTCTATCTGACACTTTTAACCAGGCAAATGACGTAAGTGTGTGCATTTTAGTTTTATcatctttataaaaaattaaccAGCTCCTGCAAAATGTTCCCAGTTTTTTTCTGTCATTAATGTAGACAGCTATAGGAAGGAAACTGAATAAAATTGGTCTCACATGTAGAGGGCCACTGTCTTATTCAAATTGGCAAATGAGTAATGtctaaagctatttttaaagatttcttattCTGAGTTATTTCTgagtttatttcattttgcagCTTGTGTGATCTAAATTACTTTTAATCTGTTTGGTTACCTACACGAATGATTAAGTAGACTTTTTAATATCTCAAGGAaactatgtttatattttttgttaaCTAAGGtactgaaatcagaaaatattaataacaataattgcTCATTTTTATAATAATGGGTTAAGTTGCCTGtgtagtttttgtttggtttttataaGCAGAATACACAATTGAAGGTGTGAGTcttgaaataaaatatctaatcAGCTGGATTTCTGAAAATATTATAGGGAGTCCCCTGACCAAGATCTTTTAGAACAAAGCACACTATACGCAGTGGGTTTTTTTGCTATCAAATAAAATTGAACTGATGTGCACAGGTATCTGTAATTGGAGGTCCATAAAGTTTGTGGTTGTGCTTGCTtactatttatttgaaaaaataggtGATGGATTCTGAGTCCTGTAGCTTGAGTCATAGAGCTCTGAAGTCTACCAGTCCCAGATTCAGATTGAAGATCAAACTTTGACAAATAAAGGTGATTTGGGAAATGTTTGTCCTTAATATTTATAAGAGTACCTTGTCCAAATTAGAGATAGTAAGACTCAAGTGAGTCAGAAGAACTGTGATTGTTGTAAGTTGGTTTCTCTTAATTGAAAgggaaaatatattaatgttcTAAGCATTACTGCTGATAATTCCTCACATTTATTTCTTACCACCCTTCAATTTGAGTGACCAGTCTGTTGCCCAACACCTGTTTATCTGCATGGCTCCCAGGATTGTTTCCTCACCTTTCACCCTCCCACTGGCAGTAATCTTACTGTAAGTCTGGAAGCAATGCCAGATTCCTTATGCACTGCTTTCGTGGCTGGTTTCCTTACTGACCTGAGGAGCCTGCCACCAACTGCTTTGAAGGACTTCGTTTACTATGCAGCAGAAGTATAATAGAAACCCAGGTCAGTGTTGCAGCCCTGTCTTGGTTTTATTAACTGTATCATCGTTCCCCTGTATTGGTGTAAATAGTTGACATTAGGCTGTTGTGAGATACTGTCGTTGAGAATGATGAGTGTTTTGTTAATAATCTCATAATACTATAAAAGAAGTAAATCACAGTGCTGTGGGGTTTCAGGGAAAGGAGAGACCACGTTCAGTTAGAGCAGGTTCTCAACATTCAGGACTCTTTGCTGTAGCGACCATCCTGTGCATtgcagaatgtttagcagcatccctagccTCGACCTACTAGATGCCAAGAGCATTCCCCCCGCCCCTCTGTCGTGGTGAACAGTAATATTTTCAGACATCGCCAGGTGTCTCCTgggggcaaaattgcccctggttaagaaccactgatttagagGAACCGGGGAGCAGTAGCGTTTGAGTCAGGCCTTGAAGAATGGGTAGGATTTGAgtggatggggggaggggtagaGGTGATTTCCAAACAGAGGGaatgccagaaagaaagaaaataatatcctAAAAATATTCTGTTAGGGAAGTACAGTAAAGTTATTCCTTAAATGTGATCATTTGGTAAATACTCTTTTggcaaatagaatttttttaaagattattttttcaagGATTCCTGTATCTCAGTCCAGTATTGAcagaaattaatataattatttttttaaaaaaacaggaataaaagaaGGTGTTCTTTACTACAGCTTGAAGGTCTCCTGCAGGATTTTATCCTATTTTTCTCCGTGTATTATGGACGGGTTCTCTCGACGAGAGTAAGTGGTGCATAAGAGTACCAAACACCGGGAATCAAACTGAAAGAACAAAGATCATTATTTATGTCAGCCTCAGTTCATTATATATGTCAGCCCGAAGAAAAAGGGAGATTCTTGATTCAAGACTAGTACATCATTTCACGTGGCGGCAGAATGCCCGGGATGTTAACAAAGGCTCCTGAAAGGCTGAACCATCTATGAATGTCATTTTAGTCTAGCTGGCCTTACTATTTCTAAACACAGTGGAATTGATTagcattttcaggtttttttaaaataaataaatatgtggaaTCAGAAttgtttctaatcttttttccagcttttaatTAGATATGATATGCTGGGGATTTAGCAGATGTGAGGGGGAAATCATGAAAATTAAATCACATTTTGTACTTTAAAATGCTGGCATTTTCATATCCAAGTTAAATATTAATCATGTCAGTAAAACACTGGGGTGGAATTCTATTGTTGAAGT
This window harbors:
- the RAP2C gene encoding ras-related protein Rap-2c → MREYKVVVLGSGGVGKSALTVQFVTGTFIEKYDPTIEDFYRKEIEVDSSPSVLEILDTAGTEQFASMRDLYIKNGQGFILVYSLVNQQSFQDIKPMRDQIVRVKRYEKVPLILVGNKVDLEPEREVMSSEGRALAQEWGCPFMETSAKSKSMVDELFAEIVRQMNYSSLPEKQDQCCTTCVVQ